DNA from Flavobacterium aestivum:
CACCAAAATCTAAAATTTTTCCTTCTGTTTTAAGTCTTTCAATGGCTTCATTAATTTCATCGGCTTGCATCAACGGACTCGGTCTATGCAAAAGCAAAAGATCTAAATAATCGGTCTGTAAATTTTGTAAGGATTGTTCAACAGACCAAATGATATAGGACTTAGAATATTCATAATGTCCAACGCTATTTTGATTTCTGTTTTTGTTTTTAAGTTGAATACCACACTTTGAAATTAATTGTATTTTTTGTCTGTCAATTTTGCTTTCGCCAAAAGCATTTCCAAAGGCATTTTCTGTAGTATATCCCCCATAAATATCGGCATGATCAAAGGTCGAAATGCCGCTTTCAAGACAGCAATTCATTAAATCAATCATCTGATTTTTGTTCAAGTTTTTACCCCAATTGCCCCATGTCATGGTGCCGGCAATTATCTTAGAAAAAGGTGTTTTAATCATGATTCAACTTTAATGTTTGTTCAAAAATTGCATTGTCAATTTAGCCCCATTTATTTGGCAATTGACACCAATGATTTACGGGTTTAAGCCATTATTTTTATGGTTATTTTATTTAGTTCTTAAAAATAGGTAAATAGTATCACAATTCGAGCTTAAAATTAGAGTATTGTCCGAAGTTTTAACCATTTTTTAACATCTTAGGTCTAAAAAAAAATTCAATTTGCACCATCAAACGAAAGATAAATAAACTAAGGGTTTAAAAAAACAAATATGGAAGAGAATACAACGACTTTAGACATTAGAGCAATCAATGAAAAAATCGAAAGAGAAAGTGCTTTTATAGACCTTCTCACTATGGAAATGAACAAAGTTATTGTGGGACAGAAACACATGGTAGAAAGATTGTTAATCGGACTTTTGGGTCAAGGGCACATTTTGTTGGAAGGTGTTCCGGGATTGGCAAAAACTTTAGCGATTAATACACTTTCACAAGCCATTCAGGGTTCTTTTAGTAGAATTCAGTTTACTCCAGATTTATTACCTGCCGATGTTGTAGGAACCATGATTTATAATATTAAGCAAAA
Protein-coding regions in this window:
- a CDS encoding aldo/keto reductase — translated: MIKTPFSKIIAGTMTWGNWGKNLNKNQMIDLMNCCLESGISTFDHADIYGGYTTENAFGNAFGESKIDRQKIQLISKCGIQLKNKNRNQNSVGHYEYSKSYIIWSVEQSLQNLQTDYLDLLLLHRPSPLMQADEINEAIERLKTEGKILDFGVSNFTPSQTDLIQTKTKINYNQIEFSITHIDPMLDGSLDHMQTNQITPMCWSPLGTVFRKDDEQSKRIKELATTLSLKYNVADDVILLAWILKHPAGILPVCGTSDKTRIANLMKATSFEMELQDWFALWIASTGNPVP